A stretch of Cicer arietinum cultivar CDC Frontier isolate Library 1 chromosome 5, Cicar.CDCFrontier_v2.0, whole genome shotgun sequence DNA encodes these proteins:
- the LOC101505887 gene encoding probable ribosome-binding factor A, chloroplastic yields MSTTQVVHTALMPCWRRCYNLPTTATSSIIPMQRSVWVPLTITGNANTNKCSRMIRCMANPRRVKMVAKQIRRELSDMLITDNVLQFAILPEASLGADSYLSSVTTITDVQITTDLQVVRVYVSVFGDARGKEVAMAGLKSKAKYVRSELGRRMKLRLTPEIRFIEDESFERGSRVIEILDKIKNEKSGTSQSTELLDSSANEDDIEQLSSSENDDDADWDDEDPDEGIIYVE; encoded by the exons ATGAGTACGACACAAGTTGTTCACACGGCACTCATGCCTTGTTGGCGGCGATGTTATAACCTCCCCACAACTGCAACATCAAGTATAATTCCGATGCAGAGGAGTGTGTGGGTCCCCCTCACAATCACTGGCAATGCGAACACGAATAAGTGTTCTAGAATGATAAGGTGTATGGCGAATCCCAGGAGAGTCAAAATGGTTGCAAAGCAAATTAGGAGAGAGCTTTCTGATATGCTCATCACTGATAATGTTTTGCAGTTTGCCATTCTTCCAGAAGCTTCCTTAGGAGCCGATTCTTACCTCTCTTCCGTCACCACCATCACCGATGTTCAAATTACTACCGATTTGCAG GTGGTTAGGGTATATGTATCTGTTTTTGGAGATGCAAGAGGGAAGGAAGTGGCCATGGCTGGCTTGAAGTCAAAGGCCAAATATGTTCGTAGTGAGTTGGGGAGGCGTATGAAGTTGCGGTTAACTCCCGAGATACGCTTTATTGAAGATGAATCATTTGAGAGAGGAAGCAGG GTCattgaaatattagataaaattaagaatgaaaaGAGTGGAACAAGTCAAAGCACGGAGCTGTTAGATTCATCAGCGAACGAAGATGACATTGAGCAGTTGAGTTCATCAGAAAATGATGACGACGCTGATTGGGACGATGAAGACCCTGACGAAGGTATCATTTATGTGGAATAG
- the LOC101507195 gene encoding small ribosomal subunit protein bTHXm — MASSVSVMQRCTVAARSFIRAASTETPCASAGVATPILCGRGDKKTKKGKRFKGSFGKSRPKRDQMIERIKDKVEVPRSTPWPLPFKLI; from the coding sequence ATGGCGAGTAGTGTGAGTGTGATGCAGCGGTGCACCGTAGCTGCGAGGTCTTTTATAAGAGCCGCGTCGACGGAGACGCCGTGTGCTTCAGCCGGCGTTGCAACCCCGATATTGTGCGGTCGTGGTGATAAAAAGACAAAGAAAGGGAAGAGATTCAAAGGATCTTTCGGAAAATCTCGTCCGAAGAGAGATCAAATGATCGAACGCATCAAAGACAAAGTAGAAGTTCCCAGGTCTACTCCTTGGCCTCTTCCTTTCAAGCTCATTTGA
- the LOC101506864 gene encoding tRNA-dihydrouridine(47) synthase [NAD(P)(+)]-like isoform X1, whose product MDGGDNDSRQGSTLVIHQTTEQLIARCIAPVKKDFLRPPPVRTSSQNDDIPIPNDKPPVLAKEKKSKRQLKRERRQDQKSTRNLCPEISKSGDVNSCRYKDKCRFSHDIEAFKAQKLADLEGECPFLKSEGPCPYGLSCRFLNTHEESTVSIPSSNGLKIRSEVNGFSKDVQKLLWKNNMTFPKADAKLKSLGLFKMLQGQSKSKVNDMENKDGGDKCDQSEDNGSCAVTSDLENKDDDDKCHQSDDDGSCGVPPESGSKLECSEEVIKDDDNNGELESDVLCPQKRRKTAESGDGEKIENEGVSVTDQNVDGSCIRSEPEAGTEAITPETDLSLKLHSREKKLIDFREKLYLAPLTTVGNLPFRRVCKVLGADVTCGEMAMCTNLLQGQASEWALLRRHSSEDLFGVQICGSYPDTVARTVELIEKECTVDFIDINMGCPIDIVVNKGAGSALLTKPMRMKSVVEVASGTVDIPITIKVRTAYFEGKNRIDSLIADISSWGASAVTIHGRSRQQRYSKLADWDYVYQCTKKAPNNLQVVGNGDVFSFVDWNIHKTQCPELATCMIARGALIKPWIFTEIKEQRHWDISSGERLNILKDFVHFGLQHWGSDTKGVETTRRFLLEWLSYTCRYIPVGLLDVVPQRINWRPPSYYGRDDLETLMASDSAADWVRLSEMVLGKVPDGFTFAPKHKSNAYDRAENG is encoded by the exons ATGGACGGCGGCGATAACGATTCCCGACAGGGAAGTACGTTAGTTATTCATCAAACCACAGAACAACTTATCGCCAGGTGCATAGCTCCCGTTAAAAAGGACTTCCTTCGCCCTCCTCCCGTTCGAACTTCCTCTCAAAACGACGACATTCCCATCCCAAACGACAAACCCCCTGTTCTCGCAAAGGAGAAGAAGTCTAAACGACAACTCAAACGCGAACGTCGTCAG GATCAAAAATCAACACGAAACTTGTGTCCAGAAATTTCCAAATCTGGTGATGTTAATTCGTGTCGTTATAAAGACAAGTGCCGTTTCAGCCATGATATTGAAGCATTCAAGGCACAG AAATTGGCTGATTTGGAGGGGGAGTGTCCTTTCTTGAAATCTGAAGGGCCATGTCCTTATGGATTATCGTGTAGATTTTTAAATACGCATGAAGAGAGTACTGTGTCTATACCTTCTTCTAATGGATTGAAGATAAGGTCTGAGGTTAATGGTTTTAGCAAAGATGTTCAGAAACTTTTGTGGAAAAACAACATGACATTTCCCAAAGCTGATGCCAAGCTCAAATCTCTTGGCCTCTTT aaaatgttgCAGGGACAGTCGAAGTCAAAAGTGAATGACATGGAAAACAAAGATGGTGGTGACAAATGCGATCAGTCTGAGGACAATGGCTCTTGTGCAGTTACATCTGACTTGGAAAACAAAGATGACGATGATAAATGCCATCAGTCTGATGACGATGGCTCTTGTGGGGTTCCCCCTGAATCAGGTTCTAAGTTAGAATGCTCTGAAGAAGTTATAaaagatgatgataataatgGAGAACTTGAATCTGATGTACTCTGTCCCCAGAAGAGAAGAAAAACTGCTGAAAGTGGTGATGGTGAGAAGATAGAAAATGAAG GTGTGAGTGTTACTGACCAAAATGTTGATGGAAGCTGCATAAGATCTGAACCAGAGGCAGGGACTGAAGCTATAACCCCAGAAACTGATCTAAGCTTGAAATTGCACTCACGTGAAAAGAAGCTTATTGATTTCAGGGAAAAGTTGTATCTTGCACCCTTGACCACTGTTGGAAATCTCCCTTTCCGTAGAGTTTGCAAAGTATTAGGAGCTGATGTAACATGTGGTGAAATGGCaatgtgcacaaatcttttgcaG GGTCAAGCTTCAGAATGGGCATTGCTGAGACGCCATTCATCTGAAGATTTGTTTGGTGTACAAATCTGTGGGTCATATCCAGATACTGTAGCTCGAACAGTTGAACTAATAGAAAAGGAATGTACAGTAGATTTCATTGATATAAATATGGGTTGCCCTATTGACATTGTTGTGAATAAGGGTGCTGGATCAGCTCTTCTTACCAAACCAATGCGGATGAAAAGTGTTGTTGAAGTAGCTTCTGGCACAGTTGATATACCGATAACTATCAAG GTACGGACAGCTTATTTTGAAGGGAAGAATCGCATTGACTCTCTTATAGCAGACATTAGCTCCTGGGGAGCCAGTGCGGTGACAATACACGGTAGGTCACGCCAACAACGCTATAGCAAGCTTGCTGACTGGGATTACGTATATCAGTGTACCAAGAAAGCCCCTAATAATTTGCAAGTAGTTGGAAACGGAGATGTTTTTTCATTTGTAGACTGGAACATCCACAAAACACAATGTCCTGAACTTGCTACATGCATGATTGCCCGTGGTGCACTGATTAAA CCTTGGATATTTACGGAGATTAAAGAACAAAGACATTGGGACATTAGTTCTGGCGAGCGACTAAATATTCTCAAAGATTTTGTGCATTTTGGTCTTCAACATTGGGGTTCAGATACAAAAG GGGTGGAGACAACAAGGCGGTTCTTGTTGGAGTGGCTTAGCTACACTTGTAGGTACATACCTGTTGGTCTTTTGGATGTGGTTCCACAACGAATAAATTGGCGTCCTCCATCGTACTATGGGCGAGATGACCTTGAGACATTGATGGCCTCAGACTCTGCAGCTGACTGG GTACGATTATCAGAGATGGTACTTGGCAAAGTTCCAGATGGCTTTACTTTTGCACCAAAGCATAAATCAAATGCTTACGACAGAGCTGAAAATGGTTAA
- the LOC101505556 gene encoding auxin-responsive protein SAUR50-like: MAIRSKSTKLVQTTVLKQILKRCSSLGKKNGYEDEEEDDGTLPHDVPKGHFAVYVGENRSRYIVPISFLTHPHFQTLLRQAEEEFGFDHDMGLTIPCQEVVFRSLTSMIR, translated from the coding sequence ATGGCAATTAGATCAAAATCAACCAAACTAGTTCAAACTACAGTCCTTAAACAAATCCTGAAGAGATGTTCAAGCTTAGGCAAAAAAAATGGGTATGAagacgaagaagaagatgacGGTACTCTTCCACATGATGTACCAAAAGGTCATTTTGCTGTTTATGTTGGTGAAAACAGAAGCAGATACATTGTACCAATTTCATTCTTAACTCACCCTCACTTTCAGACACTCCTTCGACAAGCTGAGGAAGAATTCGGATTCGATCATGATATGGGTCTCACTATTCCTTGTCAAGAAGTTGTTTTCCGATCTCTAACATCGATGATCAGATGA
- the LOC101506531 gene encoding amidophosphoribosyltransferase, chloroplastic-like: protein MAAPNLSSSLSLSLSNPKLFSSSSFSTFKPSTISHPTFFHHKTLSFSTLKTNHKTLSSCNNNNNNNTFPFTNTTSDQNDDDEKPREECGVVGIYGDPEASRLCYLALHALQHRGQEGAGIVTVNNNNVLQTVTGVGLVSEVFNDTKLRQLPGTLSIGHVRYSTAGQSMLKNVQPFVAGYRFGSVGVAHNGNFVNYRKLRTELEEKGSIFNTTSDTEVLLHLIATSKHRPFILRIVDACEKVQGAYSIVFVTEDKLVAVRDPFGFRPLVMGRRSNGAIVFASETCALDLIEAKYEREVFPGEVIVVDKNGVQSLCLMSHPQPKQCIFEHIYFSLPNSVVFGKSVYESRRLFGEILATESPVDCDVVIAVPDSGVVAALGYAAKAGVPFQQGLIRSHYVGRTFIEPSQKIRDFGVKLKLSPVRAVLEGKRVVVVDDSIVRGTTSSKIVRLIKEAGAKEVHMRIACPPIIGSCYYGVDTPSSEELISNRMSVDEIKEFIGCDSLAFLPIDKLKNLLGDDSPNFCYACFSGVYPVEPTELKAKKVGVELLEDGINGLVQGKPNEKEVKIGGI, encoded by the coding sequence ATGGCTGCACCAAACCTCTCTTCTTCCCTCTCCCTCTCCCTCTCCAACCCCAAActcttctcttcttcttccttttccaCTTTCAAACCATCAACAATCTCTCACCCTACTTTTTTCCACCACAAAACTCTCTCCTTCTCAACCCTTAAAACCAACCACAAAACACTTTCCTcatgcaacaacaacaacaacaacaacacattCCCATTCACAAACACCACTTCTGATCAAAACGATGATGACGAAAAGCCTCGCGAAGAATGCGGCGTTGTTGGTATATACGGCGATCCAGAAGCTTCTCGTCTCTGTTATCTCGCTCTCCACGCTCTTCAACACCGTGGTCAAGAAGGTGCAGGTATCGTAACCGTTAACAATAATAACGTCCTTCAAACGGTAACCGGCGTTGGTCTTGTTTCCGAAGTTTTTAACGATACTAAACTCCGTCAATTACCGGGAACTTTATCAATCGGTCATGTTCGTTACTCAACCGCAGGCCAATCTATGCTTAAAAACGTTCAACCTTTTGTTGCCGGTTACCGGTTCGGTTCTGTTGGTGTTGCTCATAATGGCAATTTCGTCAATTACCGTAAATTAAGAACAGAACTTGAAGAAAAAGGTTCAATTTTTAACACTACTTCTGATACTGAAGTTCTTCTTCATCTTATTGCAACTTCAAAGCATAGACCTTTTATTTTGAGAATTGTTGATGCTTGTGAAAAGGTTCAAGGTGCTTATTCAATTGTGTTTGTTACTGAAGATAAACTTGTTGCTGTTCGAGATCCTTTCGGTTTTCGACCTTTGGTTATGGGAAGAAGAAGTAATGGTGCTATTGTTTTTGCATCAGAAACATGTGCACTTGATTTAATTGAAGCTAAATATGAAAGAGAAGTTTTTCCTGGTGAAGTTATTGTTGTGGATAAGAATGGTGTTCAATCACTTTGTCTTATGTCTCATCCACAACCAAAACAATGTATTTTTGAACATATTTACTTTTCACTTCCAAATTCTGTTGTTTTTGGAAAATCAGTTTATGAATCTAGAAGATTGTTTGGTGAAATATTGGCTACTGAGAGTCCTGTTGATTGTGATGTTGTTATAGCTGTTCCTGATTCTGGTGTTGTTGCTGCACTTGGTTATGCTGCAAAAGCCGGTGTCCCTTTTCAACAAGGGTTGATTAGGTCACACTATGTTGGTAGAACTTTCATTGAGCCATCACAGAAGATAAGAGATTTTGGTGTGAAGTTGAAGCTTTCGCCGGTTCGCGCTGTTCTTGAAGGAAAAagggttgttgttgttgatgattcAATTGTGAGGGGAACAACTTCATCAAAAATTGTGAGGTTGATTAAAGAAGCTGGTGCTAAAGAAGTTCATATGAGAATTGCATGTCCACCAATTATTGGGTCTTGTTATTATGGTGTGGATACACCTAGCTCTGAGGAGTTGATATCTAATAGGATGAGTGTGGATGAGATAAAGGAGTTTATTGGATGTGATTCACTTGCTTTTCTTCCTATTGATAAATTGAAGAATTTGTTGGGTGATGATTCTCCTAATTTCTGTTATGCTTGCTTTTCTGGGGTGTATCCTGTTGAACCTACTGAACTTAAGGCCAAGAAGGTTGGTGTTGAACTTTTGGAAGATGGAATAAATGGGTTGGTTCAAGGAAAGCCAAATGAGAAAGAGGTGAAGATTGGTGGAATCTGA
- the LOC101506864 gene encoding tRNA-dihydrouridine(47) synthase [NAD(P)(+)]-like isoform X2 → MDGGDNDSRQGSTLVIHQTTEQLIARCIAPVKKDFLRPPPVRTSSQNDDIPIPNDKPPVLAKEKKSKRQLKRERRQDQKSTRNLCPEISKSGDVNSCRYKDKCRFSHDIEAFKAQKLADLEGECPFLKSEGPCPYGLSCRFLNTHEESTVSIPSSNGLKIRSEVNGFSKDVQKLLWKNNMTFPKADAKLKSLGLFKMLQGQSKSKVNDMENKDGGDKCDQSEDNGSCAVTSDLENKDDDDKCHQSDDDGSCGVPPESGSKLECSEEVIKDDDNNGELESDVLCPQKRRKTAESGDGVSVTDQNVDGSCIRSEPEAGTEAITPETDLSLKLHSREKKLIDFREKLYLAPLTTVGNLPFRRVCKVLGADVTCGEMAMCTNLLQGQASEWALLRRHSSEDLFGVQICGSYPDTVARTVELIEKECTVDFIDINMGCPIDIVVNKGAGSALLTKPMRMKSVVEVASGTVDIPITIKVRTAYFEGKNRIDSLIADISSWGASAVTIHGRSRQQRYSKLADWDYVYQCTKKAPNNLQVVGNGDVFSFVDWNIHKTQCPELATCMIARGALIKPWIFTEIKEQRHWDISSGERLNILKDFVHFGLQHWGSDTKGVETTRRFLLEWLSYTCRYIPVGLLDVVPQRINWRPPSYYGRDDLETLMASDSAADWVRLSEMVLGKVPDGFTFAPKHKSNAYDRAENG, encoded by the exons ATGGACGGCGGCGATAACGATTCCCGACAGGGAAGTACGTTAGTTATTCATCAAACCACAGAACAACTTATCGCCAGGTGCATAGCTCCCGTTAAAAAGGACTTCCTTCGCCCTCCTCCCGTTCGAACTTCCTCTCAAAACGACGACATTCCCATCCCAAACGACAAACCCCCTGTTCTCGCAAAGGAGAAGAAGTCTAAACGACAACTCAAACGCGAACGTCGTCAG GATCAAAAATCAACACGAAACTTGTGTCCAGAAATTTCCAAATCTGGTGATGTTAATTCGTGTCGTTATAAAGACAAGTGCCGTTTCAGCCATGATATTGAAGCATTCAAGGCACAG AAATTGGCTGATTTGGAGGGGGAGTGTCCTTTCTTGAAATCTGAAGGGCCATGTCCTTATGGATTATCGTGTAGATTTTTAAATACGCATGAAGAGAGTACTGTGTCTATACCTTCTTCTAATGGATTGAAGATAAGGTCTGAGGTTAATGGTTTTAGCAAAGATGTTCAGAAACTTTTGTGGAAAAACAACATGACATTTCCCAAAGCTGATGCCAAGCTCAAATCTCTTGGCCTCTTT aaaatgttgCAGGGACAGTCGAAGTCAAAAGTGAATGACATGGAAAACAAAGATGGTGGTGACAAATGCGATCAGTCTGAGGACAATGGCTCTTGTGCAGTTACATCTGACTTGGAAAACAAAGATGACGATGATAAATGCCATCAGTCTGATGACGATGGCTCTTGTGGGGTTCCCCCTGAATCAGGTTCTAAGTTAGAATGCTCTGAAGAAGTTATAaaagatgatgataataatgGAGAACTTGAATCTGATGTACTCTGTCCCCAGAAGAGAAGAAAAACTGCTGAAAGTGGTGATG GTGTGAGTGTTACTGACCAAAATGTTGATGGAAGCTGCATAAGATCTGAACCAGAGGCAGGGACTGAAGCTATAACCCCAGAAACTGATCTAAGCTTGAAATTGCACTCACGTGAAAAGAAGCTTATTGATTTCAGGGAAAAGTTGTATCTTGCACCCTTGACCACTGTTGGAAATCTCCCTTTCCGTAGAGTTTGCAAAGTATTAGGAGCTGATGTAACATGTGGTGAAATGGCaatgtgcacaaatcttttgcaG GGTCAAGCTTCAGAATGGGCATTGCTGAGACGCCATTCATCTGAAGATTTGTTTGGTGTACAAATCTGTGGGTCATATCCAGATACTGTAGCTCGAACAGTTGAACTAATAGAAAAGGAATGTACAGTAGATTTCATTGATATAAATATGGGTTGCCCTATTGACATTGTTGTGAATAAGGGTGCTGGATCAGCTCTTCTTACCAAACCAATGCGGATGAAAAGTGTTGTTGAAGTAGCTTCTGGCACAGTTGATATACCGATAACTATCAAG GTACGGACAGCTTATTTTGAAGGGAAGAATCGCATTGACTCTCTTATAGCAGACATTAGCTCCTGGGGAGCCAGTGCGGTGACAATACACGGTAGGTCACGCCAACAACGCTATAGCAAGCTTGCTGACTGGGATTACGTATATCAGTGTACCAAGAAAGCCCCTAATAATTTGCAAGTAGTTGGAAACGGAGATGTTTTTTCATTTGTAGACTGGAACATCCACAAAACACAATGTCCTGAACTTGCTACATGCATGATTGCCCGTGGTGCACTGATTAAA CCTTGGATATTTACGGAGATTAAAGAACAAAGACATTGGGACATTAGTTCTGGCGAGCGACTAAATATTCTCAAAGATTTTGTGCATTTTGGTCTTCAACATTGGGGTTCAGATACAAAAG GGGTGGAGACAACAAGGCGGTTCTTGTTGGAGTGGCTTAGCTACACTTGTAGGTACATACCTGTTGGTCTTTTGGATGTGGTTCCACAACGAATAAATTGGCGTCCTCCATCGTACTATGGGCGAGATGACCTTGAGACATTGATGGCCTCAGACTCTGCAGCTGACTGG GTACGATTATCAGAGATGGTACTTGGCAAAGTTCCAGATGGCTTTACTTTTGCACCAAAGCATAAATCAAATGCTTACGACAGAGCTGAAAATGGTTAA
- the LOC101507510 gene encoding NADH dehydrogenase [ubiquinone] 1 beta subcomplex subunit 9 produces MSISTAAYVARRAAQKEKVRILYRRALKDTLNWAVHRHLFYDDASNLRDRFEQNRHVDDPDTIDRLIADAEASYNKWRHPDPYIVPWAPGGSKFTRNPAPPQGIEIIYDYGREDND; encoded by the exons atgagCATATCGACGGCAGCGTACGTTGCTCGGCGCGCGGCGCAGAAAGAAAAGGTTCGGATTCTGTATAGGCGCGCCCTTAAAGACACTCTCAACTGGGCCGTTCATCGCCATCTATTCTACGACGAC GCTTCTAACCTCCGTGATAGGTTCGAGCAAAACAGACACGTG GACGACCCTGATACGATTGATAGGTTGATAGCAGATGCTGAAGCTAGCTACAATAAGTGGCGCCATCCTGATCCTTATATTG TTCCTTGGGCACCTGGTGGCTCCAAGTTTACTCGCAACCCAGCTCCACCCCAGGGG ATTGAGATAATTTATGATTATGGTCGTGAAGACAACGACTAA